A single Pedobacter sp. PACM 27299 DNA region contains:
- a CDS encoding bestrophin family protein: protein MINYNPKDWISFIFHMDQADVFRKLWALMVSVAIFSAGIAYLELNYLKLSETQYVKNIGMMHSLLGFVISMLLVFRTNTSYDRWWEGRRLLGALTNVSRNFAIKIKSLKLSREDEEFFEYGIPKFAFALKEHLREKQYFGKNSLLIEVDGGKHIPIQIVASISSRVYDLQAAGKISQEQLIILNADLEKFMDICGGCERIRRTPIPYSYSAFIKKFIFVYVITLPIGWVFSLGYYVVPIVPFILYVLAGLELIAEEIEDPFGEDANDLPVDDICNNIEKHVGEILS from the coding sequence ATGATAAATTATAACCCGAAAGATTGGATCTCCTTTATATTTCACATGGACCAGGCAGATGTGTTCAGAAAGCTATGGGCCTTAATGGTCAGTGTAGCTATCTTTTCTGCTGGTATCGCCTATTTGGAGCTGAACTATCTAAAACTTTCAGAAACTCAATACGTGAAAAACATAGGCATGATGCACAGTTTACTGGGCTTCGTGATTTCCATGTTATTGGTATTTAGAACAAATACTTCCTACGACAGGTGGTGGGAAGGTCGTAGATTGTTAGGTGCATTGACGAATGTGAGCCGCAATTTTGCGATCAAAATCAAGTCTTTGAAATTGAGCAGGGAGGATGAGGAATTCTTTGAATATGGGATTCCTAAATTTGCTTTTGCCCTTAAGGAACACCTACGTGAAAAACAGTATTTTGGCAAGAATAGCCTGCTGATAGAAGTGGATGGTGGGAAGCATATTCCAATACAGATTGTGGCCAGTATTTCTTCCCGTGTGTACGATTTACAGGCGGCTGGAAAGATCAGTCAGGAACAGTTGATTATACTTAATGCAGACCTTGAGAAGTTTATGGATATATGTGGTGGTTGTGAGCGGATTAGAAGGACACCAATCCCATATTCTTACAGTGCTTTTATCAAGAAATTTATCTTCGTTTACGTGATCACTTTACCCATCGGATGGGTATTCAGTTTAGGCTATTATGTGGTGCCAATTGTTCCTTTTATCCTGTATGTTCTGGCTGGTTTAGAACTGATCGCAGAAGAGATTGAAGATCCATTTGGAGAGGATGCAAATGACCTTCCTGTAGATGATATCTGCAACAATATTGAGAAACATGTGGGGGAGATTTTAAGCTAA
- the topB gene encoding DNA topoisomerase III produces the protein MKIVIAEKPSVGRELAKVFGATTKKDGYIEGKGYSFTWAFGHLLQLAPPQEYGFIGWRRQHLPMLPKKFKLAIRKIKTKDGLVEDPGVRKQLDTIKMLFDEATEIIVATDAGREGELIFRYIYYFLKCKKPFKRLWISSQTDEAIKEGFRNLKPGTDYDTLFNSAHCRSESDWLVGMNATQALSISAGNRSVLSLGRVQTPTLAMICSRYLEIKNFVPQTYYQLAIQLDKDGQLFRAMSIANFSKKEEAQELFDKIEDVASGFPNGGKILSVEAKPRKEPPPLLHDLSSLQQEGNKKKGFTADQTLSLLQGLYESKLITYPRTGSRFIGDDVFAGVPSLIEKLKDHKDFGKQAEFLSTTKLNKRSVNAKKVTDHHAILPTGESPYQLSGDKQAIYDMVVGRMLEAFHQECVKEITKITVESGSVFIANGTVIRSAGWRSVFNESDEEKKDEENPALPKVKAGELLPVVNKAFMEKQTKPKPMYNEASLLKALETSGKDIEDEELRYAMKDSGLGTPATRAAIIETLINREYIVREKRNLVPTPKGLAVYDVVKDQKIAQAELTGQWEKRLEEIRSGASVADFKAEITEYTKEITNEMLLAGNGLAAKLAPPAPAPAAVPEAGI, from the coding sequence ATGAAGATTGTAATTGCAGAAAAACCCTCCGTAGGGCGTGAGTTAGCTAAAGTCTTCGGTGCTACGACAAAAAAAGATGGTTACATTGAAGGAAAAGGGTATTCATTTACCTGGGCCTTTGGTCATTTACTTCAATTGGCACCACCGCAGGAATATGGTTTTATTGGCTGGAGAAGACAGCACCTGCCGATGTTACCCAAAAAGTTTAAACTGGCGATCCGTAAAATCAAAACCAAAGATGGTTTGGTAGAGGATCCTGGGGTAAGAAAACAATTGGATACGATCAAGATGCTGTTCGATGAGGCTACAGAGATCATTGTCGCAACGGATGCCGGGCGGGAAGGTGAACTGATTTTCCGCTACATCTACTATTTCCTGAAATGTAAAAAACCATTCAAAAGACTCTGGATCTCTTCGCAAACTGATGAAGCGATCAAAGAAGGATTTAGAAATCTGAAACCAGGAACAGATTACGATACGCTGTTTAATTCTGCACATTGCAGGTCGGAATCAGATTGGCTGGTCGGGATGAACGCGACCCAGGCTTTGAGTATTTCCGCAGGAAACCGCTCTGTATTGTCGCTGGGAAGAGTGCAGACGCCAACTCTGGCCATGATCTGCTCCCGTTATCTGGAGATTAAAAACTTTGTACCCCAAACGTATTACCAGCTGGCCATACAGCTGGATAAAGATGGACAGCTCTTTAGAGCCATGTCTATTGCCAATTTCAGCAAGAAAGAAGAAGCGCAGGAGTTGTTCGATAAAATTGAAGATGTGGCTTCCGGCTTCCCAAATGGAGGTAAGATCCTCAGCGTAGAAGCGAAACCAAGAAAAGAACCACCACCGCTGTTACACGATTTAAGTAGCTTACAGCAAGAAGGAAATAAAAAGAAGGGATTTACTGCTGATCAGACTTTGAGTTTATTACAGGGCTTGTATGAGAGTAAATTGATCACTTATCCCCGTACTGGGAGTAGGTTTATCGGTGATGATGTATTTGCCGGCGTCCCTTCGCTGATTGAAAAACTGAAAGACCATAAAGATTTCGGTAAACAAGCCGAGTTTCTGAGTACTACCAAGCTGAATAAGCGCAGTGTAAATGCGAAGAAAGTAACAGATCACCATGCGATTCTGCCTACAGGGGAATCTCCCTATCAACTGAGTGGTGATAAACAAGCTATTTATGATATGGTAGTTGGCCGTATGCTGGAAGCGTTCCATCAGGAATGTGTAAAGGAAATCACCAAAATAACAGTAGAATCCGGTTCTGTATTTATCGCCAATGGTACCGTGATCCGCTCTGCGGGATGGAGATCAGTATTCAATGAGTCTGATGAAGAGAAAAAAGATGAGGAAAACCCTGCATTGCCTAAGGTAAAAGCAGGAGAACTGCTGCCGGTAGTGAACAAAGCCTTCATGGAGAAACAAACCAAGCCTAAACCGATGTACAATGAAGCTTCTCTTTTGAAAGCTTTAGAAACCTCAGGTAAAGATATTGAAGATGAAGAGCTACGGTATGCGATGAAAGACAGTGGTTTGGGAACTCCAGCTACAAGAGCGGCGATTATCGAGACTCTGATCAACAGAGAATATATCGTCCGTGAAAAGAGAAATTTAGTGCCTACGCCTAAAGGACTTGCCGTGTATGATGTGGTGAAAGACCAGAAAATCGCACAGGCAGAATTGACAGGACAATGGGAAAAACGCCTTGAAGAAATCCGTTCCGGAGCTTCTGTAGCTGACTTTAAAGCGGAAATTACCGAGTATACGAAGGAAATTACCAATGAGATGTTATTGGCAGGAAATGGTTTGGCGGCTAAACTGGCTCCTCCGGCGCCAGCGCCAGCAGCAGTTCCAGAAGCTGGAATTTAA
- a CDS encoding histone deacetylase family protein — translation MGRIAWHPLYAHPLPEGHRFPMLKYELIPEQLLHEGVITRAQLFEPSAAKEASVLLAHDPAYWAQLRDLSLPAKEQRRIGFPLNAQLLERELRIVQGTIDGAVFAQSNGIAFNVAGGTHHAGSNWGEGFCLLNDQAIAAHYLLNKGLSKRILIIDLDVHQGNGTAEIFEKEDRVFTFSMHGDKNFPFRKEVSNLDIPLEDGLKDDQFLAKLEAALPELLKHQPDFVFYLSGVDVLETDKLGKLALSKEGCKIRDRMVFGFCKDHNLPVQVSMGGGYSPNIKDIVEAHCHTFKIGLDIFE, via the coding sequence ATGGGGAGGATTGCCTGGCACCCTCTGTATGCCCATCCTTTACCTGAAGGCCATCGCTTTCCCATGTTGAAATATGAGTTGATCCCTGAACAGCTGCTGCATGAAGGAGTCATTACCAGAGCACAGCTATTTGAGCCCTCAGCAGCAAAAGAAGCATCAGTACTGCTGGCACATGATCCTGCTTATTGGGCACAATTGAGGGATTTAAGCCTACCGGCAAAGGAGCAGCGAAGGATCGGTTTTCCTTTAAACGCACAATTGCTGGAAAGAGAGCTCAGGATTGTACAGGGGACCATAGATGGTGCCGTTTTCGCTCAGTCAAATGGGATTGCTTTTAATGTGGCTGGTGGTACTCATCATGCCGGAAGCAATTGGGGAGAAGGATTTTGTTTATTGAATGATCAGGCGATTGCCGCACATTACTTATTAAATAAAGGCTTGTCGAAGCGCATCTTAATCATAGATTTGGATGTACATCAGGGGAATGGTACTGCCGAAATTTTTGAAAAGGAAGATCGGGTATTCACTTTTTCCATGCATGGAGATAAGAATTTTCCGTTTAGAAAGGAGGTTTCTAACCTCGATATCCCATTAGAAGATGGTTTAAAGGATGATCAGTTTCTCGCTAAGTTAGAGGCTGCACTGCCGGAACTGCTGAAACATCAGCCTGATTTCGTATTTTACCTGTCCGGCGTGGACGTATTGGAAACAGATAAGCTGGGTAAGCTGGCTTTATCAAAAGAAGGCTGTAAGATCCGGGATAGAATGGTTTTTGGTTTTTGCAAAGACCACAACCTGCCTGTACAGGTGAGCATGGGCGGAGGATATTCCCCAAACATCAAAGACATTGTGGAAGCACATTGTCATACTTTTAAAATTGGTTTAGATATTTTTGAATAA
- the kynU gene encoding kynureninase yields the protein MNFDYTLAFAKAQDQADPLADLRNDFLFPKQHGKPFIYLCGNSLGLQPKAAREVMEQQMTNWENLAVEGWFDGEEPWMFYHKKLKSLMAPIVGASPLEVCPMNTLTVNLHLLMVSFYKPQPGKFKIIMEAGAFPSDQYAIESQVRFHGFDPKEAIVEISPREGEYTLRTGDIVAQIEAAGSEIALVLFGGVNYFTGQWFDMEAITKAGHAAGALVGFDLAHAAGNVPLKLHEWGIDFACWCSYKYQNSGPGGISGIFVHEQHFANKSLNRFAGWWGYQEAERFKMEKGFIPEAGADGWQVSCTQVMPMALYHASLKIFEKAGFMEALRTKSEALTGYLIFVINELNKDLGEEQFKVITPAESADRGAQVSIIAKSKGKEIFQQLVAHNVLGDWREPNVIRLSPVPLYNSFEDVFKTGALMLKISKEIFA from the coding sequence ATGAATTTTGACTATACTTTAGCGTTTGCAAAAGCGCAGGATCAAGCCGATCCATTGGCTGATCTTAGAAACGATTTTCTTTTTCCTAAACAGCATGGGAAGCCATTTATATACTTGTGTGGTAATTCTTTAGGCTTGCAGCCTAAAGCTGCCCGTGAAGTGATGGAGCAGCAAATGACCAATTGGGAAAATCTTGCGGTAGAGGGTTGGTTTGATGGGGAAGAACCCTGGATGTTTTACCATAAAAAGCTGAAATCATTGATGGCGCCAATTGTAGGTGCCAGTCCTTTAGAGGTTTGCCCGATGAATACACTGACGGTAAATCTTCACCTGCTGATGGTGAGTTTTTACAAACCTCAGCCAGGAAAATTTAAGATCATTATGGAGGCCGGAGCCTTTCCTTCCGATCAGTATGCAATTGAAAGTCAGGTTCGCTTTCATGGCTTCGACCCTAAAGAAGCGATTGTTGAAATCAGCCCGAGGGAAGGAGAATATACCTTGCGTACAGGAGATATTGTAGCGCAAATTGAAGCCGCTGGTTCAGAAATAGCCTTGGTGCTGTTTGGTGGTGTCAACTACTTTACCGGCCAATGGTTCGATATGGAAGCGATCACTAAAGCAGGTCATGCGGCTGGTGCATTGGTCGGTTTCGACCTGGCCCATGCGGCAGGCAATGTGCCATTAAAATTGCACGAATGGGGTATTGATTTTGCTTGCTGGTGTTCTTATAAATACCAGAACTCTGGTCCAGGTGGCATCAGTGGGATTTTTGTGCATGAGCAGCACTTTGCCAATAAGTCCCTGAATCGCTTTGCAGGATGGTGGGGCTATCAGGAAGCAGAACGATTTAAAATGGAAAAGGGCTTTATACCTGAGGCAGGAGCGGATGGCTGGCAGGTCAGCTGTACCCAGGTGATGCCAATGGCTTTGTATCATGCTTCCCTCAAGATATTTGAGAAAGCAGGTTTTATGGAAGCATTGAGAACTAAAAGTGAAGCTTTAACCGGATATCTGATATTCGTGATCAATGAATTGAATAAGGACTTAGGTGAAGAGCAATTTAAAGTGATTACGCCAGCTGAATCGGCAGATCGGGGTGCACAGGTATCCATCATTGCCAAAAGCAAAGGAAAAGAAATATTCCAGCAATTGGTGGCACATAACGTGCTTGGCGACTGGCGTGAACCGAATGTAATTCGCCTGAGTCCAGTACCATTATACAACTCCTTTGAGGACGTTTTTAAAACAGGAGCTTTGATGCTCAAAATTAGCAAAGAGATATTCGCATGA